A single window of Papaver somniferum cultivar HN1 unplaced genomic scaffold, ASM357369v1 unplaced-scaffold_139, whole genome shotgun sequence DNA harbors:
- the LOC113335222 gene encoding zinc finger MYM-type protein 1-like, whose translation MLVDATRKLIVKKIHEAKYFSVILDCTPDVSRREQMSIIIRCVDVSTARIEEYYLGFLRVEDKTGEGLFFELEDALINLGLNIDDIRGQGYDNGANMKGKHKGVHARLLEINPRAFYTPCAWHSLNLILSDMAKSCPKASSFFGSIQRIYTLFSASTNRWDVFKEEIGKKGWTLKPLSDTRWESRVARVKAIRYQAPKIRNALERLRDSSPISQEVSTTDSLVSFDLHNFEFYLSLTIWYRLLFAVNTVSKSLQSKDMDIGVAIQQMKGLIEFFKDFRVNGFQKAMDEAKEIARAMGTEPTFHEVRNTRTTEPTSAYLKHGRSSDIDGKELCMELIVMRIVLPSSCSKPIDVLQFLLRMGGCYPNAWIAYRILLTIPVTVASAERSFSKLKLIFSYLRSTMSQERLVGLSMLAIENDMAMQVDFKIVLSDFASRNARRAFSNRW comes from the exons ATGCTTGTCGATGCAACGAGAAAGCTTATTGTCAAGAAAATCCACGAAGCCAAATACTTTTCAGTTATTCTTGATTGTACTCCTGATGTTTCTCGCAGGGAACAAATGTCTATTATCATCCGATGCGTAGATGTTTCAACAGCAAGAATCGAAGAGTATTATCTTGGGTTTTTGCGAGTGGAAGATAAAACAGGAGAAGGTTTATTTTTTGAACTTGAAGATGCATTAATCAATCTTGGGTTAAACATTGATGATATAAGAGGACAAGGGTATGACAATGGAGCAAACATGAAAGGAAAACATAAAGGTGTGCATGCAAGATTACTCGAGATCAATCCAAGAGCTTTCTACACACCATGTGCTTGGCATAGTCTTAATCTCATACTTTCAGATATGGCCAAGTCTTGTCCTAAAGCAAGTTCTTTTTTTGGATCCATACAACGTATTTATACACTTTTTTCAGCTTCAACCAACCGGTGGGATGTATTTAAAGAGGAGATTGGAAAGAAGGGATGGACACTTAAACCGTTGTCAGATACACGGTGGGAAAGTCGTGTCGCACGTGTCAAAGCAATAAGATACCAAGCTCCAAAAATTCGAAATGCTTTAGAGAGATTGCGAGATTCATCCCCTATCTCTCAAGAAGTCAGCACTACCGACAGCTTAGTAAGTTTTGACTTgcataattttgaattttatctTAGCTTGACTATCTGGTATAGACTTCTGTTTGCTGTTAATACTGTGAGTAAGTCATTGCAATCTAAAGATATGGACATTGGTGTTGCTATACAACAAATGAAAGGTCTTATTGAGTTTTTTAAAGACTTTAGAGTAAATGGGTTTcaaaaggcaatggatgaagctaaggAGATTGCAAGAGCGATGGGAACTGAACCTACATTTCATGAAGTTCGTAACACCCGTACTACCGAACCAACATCAG CTTATTTGAAGCATGGTAGATCTAGTGATATTGATGGCAAGGAATTATGTATGGAACTAATCGTCATGCGAATTGTACTACCTAGTTCGTGTAGTAAGCCAATCGATGTCTTACAATTTTTACTAAGAATGGGTGGTTGTTACCCTAATGCATGGATTGCTTATAGGATATTGCTTACGATTCCAGTCACAGTCGCCTCCGCGGAAAGAAGTTTTTCTAAGCTAAAGTTGATTTTCTCGTATCTTCGATCAACTATGTCGCAGGAAAGACTAGTAGGATTATCTATGTTAGCAATTGAAAATGACATGGCTATGCAAGTTGATTTTAAAATTGTACTTTCTGATTTCGCATCCAGGAATGCAAGAAGGGCATTTTCGAATAGATGGTAA
- the LOC113335223 gene encoding zinc finger MYM-type protein 5-like has product MAGMPLKRKQSSGCQNRKNQKKRLASTKSLAGSFDKFLIRNQPIVGNTTNEDDATADKGMNEGNENDGIADNGMNEGNGIKGADGDNRDRNEDDANTTAENNEVGNCGDKLTDRDMLDPGTWETIDKKLVDFLVEKGPVRVDNIIFPRDDKNDCFSSYHYFRKLSNFEKQDRRWLVYSKTLDKVFCFCCKLFMKRESNYQLCSTGFNDWNNLSGRLASHENCGVHHRCMYDWLELELRLRKEKTIDKRIQEQINKERKHYKEVLERMKDGVLFLAKNGLAFRGDNEKVYIKNNGNFLSFIETLGKYDPVLKYHLESIEKNEMRTHYLSHKIQNELI; this is encoded by the exons ATGGCAGGTATGCCTCTGAAAAGAAAACAATCATCTGGATGTCAAAATAGGAAGAACCAAAAAAAGAGATTGGCATCTACTAAATCTCTTGCAGGTTCTTTTGATAAGTTTTTGATTAGGAATCAACCAATAGTTGGGAACACCACCAACGAAGATGATGCTACAGCTGATAAGGGTATGAATGAGGGGAATGAGAACGATGGTATTGCTGATAATGGCATGAATGAGGGGAAT GGGATTAAAGGTGCTGATGGTGATAATAGAGATAGAAATGAGGATGATGCAAACACAACAGCAGAAAATAATGAAGTTGGAAATTGTGGTGATAAGTTAACAGATAGAGACATGCTTGATCCAGGTActtgggaaacaattgataaaaAACTTGTTGATTTTTTGGTAGAGAAGGGTCCGGTAAGAGTTGACAATATCATATTCCCTAGAGATGACAAGAACGATTGTTTCTCTAGCTATCATTACTTTCGGAAATTGAGCAATTTTGAGAAACAAGATAGAAGATGGTTAGTGTATTCGAAAACTTTGGACAAGGTATTCTGTTTTTGTTGTAAACTGTTCATGAAAAGGGAAAGTAATTATCAGTTGTGCAGTACTGGGTTTAATGATTGGAATAACCTAAGTGGAAGACTTGCAAGTCATGAAAACTGTGGAGTGCATCATCGTTGTATGTATGATTGGCTTGAGTTGGAATTAAGATTGAGAAAGGAAAAAACTATCGACAAAAGAATACAAGAACAGATCAACAAAGAGAGAAAACATTATAAAGAAGTATTGGAGAGGATGAAGGATGGAGTGTTGTTTCTAGCGAAGAATGGTTTAGCATTTCGTGGAGATAATGAGAAAGTTTATATAAAAAACAATGGTAACTTCTTAAGCTTCATAGAGACACTTGGAAAATATGATCCCGTGTTAAAGTATCATCTGGAGAGCATTGAAAAGAATGAAATGCGTACTCATTATCTCAGCCACAAGATTCAAAACGAACTGATTTAA